The following are encoded together in the Populus trichocarpa isolate Nisqually-1 chromosome 5, P.trichocarpa_v4.1, whole genome shotgun sequence genome:
- the LOC18098842 gene encoding autophagy-related protein 18h translates to MKNNSNKGESNSSSSHNNSKNNRFIPNSLKFISSCIKTASSGVRSASASVAASVSGDHHDHKDQVLWASFDKLELGPGSLRNVLLLGYSSGFQVIDVEDASNITELVSRRDDPVTFLQMQPLPAKSEGCKGEGYRASHPLLLVVACDESKSSGPILSGRDGFNEPHMGNVAISPTIVRFYSLRSHNYVHVLRFRSTVYMVRSSQRIVAVGLATQIYCFDALTFENKFSVLTYPVPQLGGQGMVGVNIGYGPMAVGPRWLAYASDNPLVLNTGRLSPQSLTPLGVSPSSSPGSGSLVARYAMESSKQLATGLINLGDMGYKTLSRYCHDLMPDGSSSPVSSNSSWKVGRGATNSADTDTAGMVVVKDFVSRAVISQFRAHTSPISALCFDPSGTLLVTASIHGNNINIFRIMPSCSQSGQGAKNYDWSSSHVHLYKLHRGITPAIIQDICFSHYSQWIAIVSSRGTCHIFVLSPFGGENVLQIHNSHVDGPALSPVVSLPWWSTPSFLVNQHSFSSSPPSPVTLSVVSRIKNNNSGWLNTVSNATSSAAGKASIPSGAIAAVFHSCVHQDSQSAHLRKVNSLEHLMVYTPCGHVVQYKLLSSVGGEPSEIASRNGPASSVHMQDEELRVNVESIQWWDVCRRADWPEREECISGITHRGQETKETVMDTSDGEDDGIAHSQLVMSHEPSHWYLSNAEVQMSFWRIPLWQKSKMYFYAMSHLGPKEENISEDQTGQEIEIEKVPVHEVEIRRKDLLPVFDHFHRSPEWSERGLGDVRYSSSSSESRGVKESEDAVISHSELVSPDSAPSSDGGSSTKFYPSMLQAANSNAGEGGISMLASPILYESSINKDICSVSFKQAQIDASPAENSNFVNSNVTSLTNDPHTAGRMIAKEVQSSESGFTSEASNLSSIRSDLSMNIIDEGPANYSPDFELFFQEGYCKVSELNECQESTEVLTFVDNSSSPCDVDKSEEDGDNDDMLGGVFSFSEEG, encoded by the exons ATGAAGAATAATAGCAACAAAGGAGAAAGTAATAGCAGCAGCAGTCACAATAACAGTAAAAACAACCGGTTTATTCCAAATTCTTTGAAATTCATTTCTTCTTGTATTAAAACCGCTTCTTCCGGTGTCCGGTCAGCCAGCGCTTCTGTTGCTGCTTCCGTCTCCGGTGACCACCACGACCACAAAGACCAG GTGCTCTGGGCCTCATTTGACAAACTAGAGCTTGGTCCTGGTTCCTTGAGGAACGTTCTTTTACTTGGGTACTCCAGTGGCTTTCAAGTCATTGATGTTGAAGATGCCTCTAACATCACGGAACTAGTGTCTAGACGTGATGATCCAGTTACGTTTTTACAGATGCAGCCCCTCCCTGCAAAGTCTGAGGGTTGCAAAGGAGAGGGATATAGGGCATCACATCCTTTGCTCTTGGTTGTTGCATGTGATGAATCAAAGAGCTCAGGTCCAATTCTCAGTGGGAGAGATGGATTTAATGAGCCTCATATGGGAAATGTTGCCATCTCTCCGACTATTGTTCGGTTTTACTCGTTGAGGTCTCATAATTATGTTCATGTTCTGCGATTCCGTTCGACTGTCTATATGGTTAGAAGCAGTCAGCGGATCGTTGCTGTGGGTCTTGCAACACAA ATATACTGCTTCGATGCCCTCACTTTTGAGAACAAATTCAGTGTTCTCACTTATCCTGTCCCTCAATTGGGAGGTCAAGGAATGGTTGGGGTTAATATCGGCTATGGTCCTATGGCTGTGGGTCCTAGGTGGTTAGCCTATGCTTCTGACAACCCACTGGTGTTAAATACAGGCCGCTTGAGTCCACAAAGTCTTACTCCTCTGGGTGTAAGTCCATCAAGTTCACCTGGCAGTGGGAGTCTGGTAGCTCGGTATGCCATGGAATCTAGTAAGCAATTAGCTACTGGTTTAATAAATTTGGGAGACATGGGCTACAAAACTCTGTCTAGATATTGCCATGATCTTATGCCTGATGGTTCTAGTTCTCCTGTATCTTCAAACTCAAGCTGGAAAGTTGGTCGTGGGGCAACAAATTCAGCAGATACAGATACTGCTGGAATG GTAGTTGTGAAAGATTTTGTTTCCAGAGCTGTGATATCTCAATTTAGAGCTCATACTAGTCCAATTTCTGCTCTGTGTTTTGATCCAAGTGGTACACTTTTGGTCACTGCCTCTATTCATGGgaacaatataaatatttttcggATTATGCCATCCTGCTCTCAGAGTGGACAAGGCGCTAAGAATTATGATTGGAGCTCTTCTCATGTTCACCTTTACAAGCTGCATCGTGGCATTACCCCCGCT ATTATACAAGACATTTGCTTTAGTCATTACAGTCAGTGGATTGCCATTGTTTCATCCAGGGGAACTTGCCATATTTTTGTGCTTTCCCCTTTTGGCGGTGAGAATGTTCTTCAAATACATAATTCCCATGTTGATGGGCCTGCTCTTTCTCCTGTTGTATCCTTACCATGGTGGTCCACTCCATCTTTCCTGGTAAACCAgcattctttttcttcatcgCCGCCATCACCCGTTACCCTTTCTGTGGTGAgcagaattaaaaataataactctgGATGGCTCAACACAGTTAGCAATGCTACTTCTTCTGCAGCAGGAAAGGCTTCAATTCCATCTGGTGCTATAGCTGCTGTTTTTCATAGCTGTGTGCACCAAGATTCGCAATCTGCTCACTTGAGAAAAGTTAACTCTTTGGAGCACCTAATGGTTTACACTCCTTGTGGTCATGTAGTTCAATATAAACTGCTGTCATCAGTGGGTGGAGAGCCAAGCGAAATTGCTTCAAGAAATGGGCCAGCTTCTTCAGTGCACATGCAAGATGAGGAATTAAGAGTGAATGTTGAATCCATCCAATGGTGGGATGTTTGCCGAAGAGCAGATTGGCCTGAAAGGGAGGAATGCATTTCTGGAATCACTCATAGAGGACAAGAAACTAAAGAGACAGTCATGGACACGTCTGATGGTGAAGATGATGGTATTGCGCATTCACAATTGGTGATGTCCCACGAACCATCTCATTGGTATCTCTCCAATGCAGAGGTGCAGATGAGCTTTTGGAGAATACCACTTTGGCAGAAATCTAAG ATGTATTTCTATGCAATGAGTCATCTGGGGCCTAAAGAAGAGAACATCAGTGAAGATCAAACTGGTCAAGAGATTGAAATAGAGAAGGTTCCTGTTCATGAGGTTGAGATTAGGCGGAAGGACCTGCTGCCTGTTTTTGACCATTTTCACAGGTCTCCTGAATGGAGCGAACG GGGTCTTGGAGATGTAAGAtactcatcttcatcttctgaATCTCGTGGAGTCAAAGAGTCTGAAGATGCTGTTATTTCTCACTCTGAGTTGGTCTCACCTGATTCAGCTCCAAGTTCAGATGGTG gatcatcaacaaaattttaTCCCTCCATGCTGCAAGCTGCTAATTCTAACGCTGGTGAAGGAGGGATTTCTATGTTGGCATCACCCATCCTGTATGAAAGCTCTATTAACAAAGATATATGTTCAGTTTCATTCAAACAAGCTCAAATAGATGCTTCTCCTGCTGAGAATAGTAATTTTGTCAATAGTAATGTAACATCTTTAACAAATGATCCACATACTGCTGGAAGAATGATTGCAAAAGAAGTTCAGTCATCAGAAAGTGGTTTCACCAGTGAAGCTTCAAACTTAAGTTCCATTCGATCGGATTTGAGCATGAACATCATAGATGAGGGACCAGCAAATTATTCCCCAGATTTTGAGCTGTTTTTTCAAGAGGGTTACTGTAAAGTGTCAGAATTGAATGAATGTCAAGAATCAACTGAAGTTCTTACTTTTGTGGACAACAGCAGCAGTCCTTGTGATGTAGATAAATCTGAGGAAGATGGTGACAATGACGACATGCTTGgaggtgttttttctttctccgaAGAAG GTTGA